In a genomic window of Urocitellus parryii isolate mUroPar1 chromosome 11, mUroPar1.hap1, whole genome shotgun sequence:
- the LOC144249217 gene encoding HMG domain-containing protein 4-like isoform X2, which translates to MAYDDSMKKEDCFDGDHSFEDIGLAAGRSQREKKHSYKDFLREGEEIAAQVRNSKKKFKDSELYFLGTDTHKKKRKHSSDDYYYAGQTVFIWASLELSQKKKKSSPQPADTAMDLLKAITSPLATGSKPSKKAGEKSSSSSSHSESKKEHHRKKGRRSGGELSLEDGSSHKSKKMKPLYVNTETLTLREPDGLKMKLILSPKEKGSSSVDEESFQYPSQQATLKNSSKKSAWDEQGALLLGHEFQSFLKTALKKHKSSSDPHSSPGPEGCGPDASQAPEPHSANLDLSGLEPVLVESDSSSGGELEAGELVIGDSYPEIKKKKKSKKSKKKKDKEKHKERRHSKSKTSSGLSTAAVGEVTMTPGPPPSVPHAGAAAPAPPPPSFHTDGHSEKKKKKEEKDRERERGKSQKKKNMSAYQVFCKEYRVTIVADHPGIDFGELSEKLAEVWKQLPEKDKLIWKQKAQYLQHKQNNAEGTTVKRKASSSEGSMKVKAASVGVLSPQKKSPPATMLLPASPAKAPETEPIDVAAHLQLLGESLSLMGHRLQETEGMVALSDSLSVLLDSIICALGPLACLTTQLPELNGCPKQVLSNTLDNIAYIMPGL; encoded by the exons AGCTGGCCGaagccaaagagaaaagaaacattctTACAAAGATTTCttaagggaaggggaagaaattgCTGCTCAGGTCAGGAATTCCAAGAAGAAGTTTAAGGATAGTGAGCTTTACTTCTTGGGGACCGACACACACAAGAAGAAGCGGAAGCACTCCTCTGATGACTACTACTATGCAGGACA AACAGTCTTCATTTGGGCGTCTCTGGAAttgtcacaaaagaaaaagaagtccaGCCCACAGCCTGCCGATACAGCTATGGACCTGTTGAAAGCCATCACCTCCCCACTGGCCACAGGCTCCAAGCCCTCCAAAAAGGCTGGGGAGAAGTCCTCCAGCTCCTCAAGCCAttcagaaagcaagaaagaacacCACCGGAAGAAAGGCAGAAGAAGTGGTGGGGAGCTCTCCCTGGAGGACGGCAGCTCCCACAAATCCAAAAAAATGAAGCCCCTCTATGTAAACACAGAGACACTGACCCTCCGTGAGCCTGATGGCTTGAAGATGAAACTTATTCTCTCGCCAAAGgagaagggaagcagctcagttgATGAGGAGTCTTTTCAGTACCCCTCTCAACAAGCGACTCTGAAAAACTCCTCCAAGAAGTCAGCTTGGGATGAGCAAGGTGCTTTACTCCTAGGACACGAGTTCCAGAGCTTTCTGAAAACGGCCCTGAAGAAGCACAAGTCATCCTCAGACCCACATTCGTCTCCTGGCCCTGAAGGCTGCGGGCCTGATGCCTCCCAGGCCCCTGAACCCCACAGTGCTAACCTTGATCTTTCAGGGCTGGAACCTGTTCTGGTGGAATCAGATTCGTCCTCTGGCGGGGAGCTAGAAGCTGGCGAGTTAGTGATAGGTGATTCTTACCcggaaatcaagaagaaaaagaagtcaaagaagagcAAAAAGAAGAAGGACAAGGAGAAGCACAAAGAGAGGAGGCACTCAAAGTCCAAGACAAGTTCGGGACTGTCTACTGCAGCAGTGGGAGAGGTCACGATGACACCCGGCCCTCCCCCCAGCGTCCCACACGCTGGAGCCGCCGCCCCtgccccaccacctcccagctTCCACACAGATGGgcacagtgagaaaaaaaagaagaaagaagagaaggacagagaaagagaaagggggaaaagccaaaaaaagaagaacatgtCGGCCTATCAAGTGTTCTGTAAAGAATATCGTGTAACCATTGTGGCTGACCATCCAGGGATAGATTTTGGAGAACTTAGTGAAAAACTGGCTGAGGTGTGGAAACAGTTGCCAGAAAAGGACAAACTGATTTGGAAACAAAAAGCTCAGTATCTGCAGCATAAACAGAACAACGCAGAAGGTACAACTGTGAAAAGAAAAGCATCAAGCTCAGAAGGTTCCATGAAAGTCAAAGCTGCTTCTGTGGGAGTACTGTCACCCCAAAAGAAGTCCCCACCAGCCACCATGCTGTTACCAGCATCACCAGCCAAAGCCCCTGAGACAGAGCCCATCGATGTTGCAGCTCACCTTCAGCTGTTGGGAGAGTCTCTCAGCCTCATGGGACACCGCCTACAGGAGACAGAGGGCATGGTGGCACTGTCTGACAGTTTGTCAGTGCTTCTTGATTCCATTATCTGTGCCCTTGGCCCCTTGGCGTGTCTGACTACACAACTACCTGAATTGAATGGCTGTCCCAAACAAGTCTTGTCAAACACGCTAGACAACATTGCTTACATCATGCCTGGACTGTGA
- the LOC144249217 gene encoding HMG domain-containing protein 4-like isoform X1: MAYDDSMKKEDCFDGDHSFEDIGLAAGRSQREKKHSYKDFLREGEEIAAQVRNSKKKFKDSELYFLGTDTHKKKRKHSSDDYYYAGQRTVFIWASLELSQKKKKSSPQPADTAMDLLKAITSPLATGSKPSKKAGEKSSSSSSHSESKKEHHRKKGRRSGGELSLEDGSSHKSKKMKPLYVNTETLTLREPDGLKMKLILSPKEKGSSSVDEESFQYPSQQATLKNSSKKSAWDEQGALLLGHEFQSFLKTALKKHKSSSDPHSSPGPEGCGPDASQAPEPHSANLDLSGLEPVLVESDSSSGGELEAGELVIGDSYPEIKKKKKSKKSKKKKDKEKHKERRHSKSKTSSGLSTAAVGEVTMTPGPPPSVPHAGAAAPAPPPPSFHTDGHSEKKKKKEEKDRERERGKSQKKKNMSAYQVFCKEYRVTIVADHPGIDFGELSEKLAEVWKQLPEKDKLIWKQKAQYLQHKQNNAEGTTVKRKASSSEGSMKVKAASVGVLSPQKKSPPATMLLPASPAKAPETEPIDVAAHLQLLGESLSLMGHRLQETEGMVALSDSLSVLLDSIICALGPLACLTTQLPELNGCPKQVLSNTLDNIAYIMPGL; this comes from the exons AGCTGGCCGaagccaaagagaaaagaaacattctTACAAAGATTTCttaagggaaggggaagaaattgCTGCTCAGGTCAGGAATTCCAAGAAGAAGTTTAAGGATAGTGAGCTTTACTTCTTGGGGACCGACACACACAAGAAGAAGCGGAAGCACTCCTCTGATGACTACTACTATGCAGGACA AAGAACAGTCTTCATTTGGGCGTCTCTGGAAttgtcacaaaagaaaaagaagtccaGCCCACAGCCTGCCGATACAGCTATGGACCTGTTGAAAGCCATCACCTCCCCACTGGCCACAGGCTCCAAGCCCTCCAAAAAGGCTGGGGAGAAGTCCTCCAGCTCCTCAAGCCAttcagaaagcaagaaagaacacCACCGGAAGAAAGGCAGAAGAAGTGGTGGGGAGCTCTCCCTGGAGGACGGCAGCTCCCACAAATCCAAAAAAATGAAGCCCCTCTATGTAAACACAGAGACACTGACCCTCCGTGAGCCTGATGGCTTGAAGATGAAACTTATTCTCTCGCCAAAGgagaagggaagcagctcagttgATGAGGAGTCTTTTCAGTACCCCTCTCAACAAGCGACTCTGAAAAACTCCTCCAAGAAGTCAGCTTGGGATGAGCAAGGTGCTTTACTCCTAGGACACGAGTTCCAGAGCTTTCTGAAAACGGCCCTGAAGAAGCACAAGTCATCCTCAGACCCACATTCGTCTCCTGGCCCTGAAGGCTGCGGGCCTGATGCCTCCCAGGCCCCTGAACCCCACAGTGCTAACCTTGATCTTTCAGGGCTGGAACCTGTTCTGGTGGAATCAGATTCGTCCTCTGGCGGGGAGCTAGAAGCTGGCGAGTTAGTGATAGGTGATTCTTACCcggaaatcaagaagaaaaagaagtcaaagaagagcAAAAAGAAGAAGGACAAGGAGAAGCACAAAGAGAGGAGGCACTCAAAGTCCAAGACAAGTTCGGGACTGTCTACTGCAGCAGTGGGAGAGGTCACGATGACACCCGGCCCTCCCCCCAGCGTCCCACACGCTGGAGCCGCCGCCCCtgccccaccacctcccagctTCCACACAGATGGgcacagtgagaaaaaaaagaagaaagaagagaaggacagagaaagagaaagggggaaaagccaaaaaaagaagaacatgtCGGCCTATCAAGTGTTCTGTAAAGAATATCGTGTAACCATTGTGGCTGACCATCCAGGGATAGATTTTGGAGAACTTAGTGAAAAACTGGCTGAGGTGTGGAAACAGTTGCCAGAAAAGGACAAACTGATTTGGAAACAAAAAGCTCAGTATCTGCAGCATAAACAGAACAACGCAGAAGGTACAACTGTGAAAAGAAAAGCATCAAGCTCAGAAGGTTCCATGAAAGTCAAAGCTGCTTCTGTGGGAGTACTGTCACCCCAAAAGAAGTCCCCACCAGCCACCATGCTGTTACCAGCATCACCAGCCAAAGCCCCTGAGACAGAGCCCATCGATGTTGCAGCTCACCTTCAGCTGTTGGGAGAGTCTCTCAGCCTCATGGGACACCGCCTACAGGAGACAGAGGGCATGGTGGCACTGTCTGACAGTTTGTCAGTGCTTCTTGATTCCATTATCTGTGCCCTTGGCCCCTTGGCGTGTCTGACTACACAACTACCTGAATTGAATGGCTGTCCCAAACAAGTCTTGTCAAACACGCTAGACAACATTGCTTACATCATGCCTGGACTGTGA